The Cynocephalus volans isolate mCynVol1 chromosome 2, mCynVol1.pri, whole genome shotgun sequence genome window below encodes:
- the SDF2L1 gene encoding stromal cell-derived factor 2-like protein 1 — protein sequence MWSAGRRGAAGPALLGLLLALLVPDAGAAKAGVGLVTCGSVLKLLNTHHRVRLHSHDIKYGSGSGQQSVTGVEASDDANSYWRIRGGSEGGCPRGSPVRCGQAVRLTHVLTGKNLHTHHFPSPLSDNQEVSAFGEDGEGDDLDLWAVRCSGQHWEREATVRFQHVGTSVFLSVTGEQYGSPIRGQHEVHGMPSANTHNTWKAMEGIFIKPSVEPSADHDEL from the exons ATGTGGAGCGCGGGCCGCCGCGGGGCTGCCGGACCGGCGCTGCTCGGGCTGCTGCTGGCGCTGTTGGTGCCGGACGCTGGCGCCGCCAAGGCCGGCGTGGGGCTTGTGACCTGCGGGTCGGTGCTGAAGCTGCTCAACACGCACCACAGGGTGCGGCTGCACTCGCACGACATCAAATACGGATCCG GCAGCGGCCAACAGTCGGTGACCGGCGTGGAGGCGTCGGACGACGCCAATAGCTACTGGCGGATCCGCGGCGGCTCGGAGGGCGGGTGCCCGCGCGGGTCCCCAGTGCGCTGTGGGCAGGCGGTGCGGCTCACGCACGTGCTCACCGGCAAGAACCTGCATACTCACCACTTCCCGTCGCCACTGTCCGACAACCAG GAGGTGAGTGCCTTTGGGGAAGACGGTGAGGGTGACGACCTGGACCTGTGGGCAGTGCGCTGCTCCGGGCAGCACTGGGAACGTGAGGCTACTGTACGCTTCCAGCATGTGGGCACCTCTGTGTTCTTGTCGGTTACGGGTGAGCAGTATGGGAGCCCCATCCGTGGGCAGCATGAGGTGCACGGCATGCCCAGTGCCAACACGCACAATACGTGGAAGGCCATGGAAGGCATCTTCATCAAGCCCAGCGTGGAGCCCTCTGCAGATCACGATGAACTCTga
- the YDJC gene encoding carbohydrate deacetylase: MARPRVWLVVTADDFGYCPRRDEGIVEAFLAGTVTSVSLLVNGAAAESAAELARRHSIPTGLHANLSEGRPVGPARHSTSSLLSPEGFFLGKMGFREAVAAGDVALPQVREELEAQLSRFRELLGRAPTHVDGHQHVHVLPGGQMPSWA; this comes from the exons ATGGCTCGGCCGCGGGTGTGGCTGGTGGTCACCGCGGACGACTTCGGTTACTGCCCACGACGCGATGAAGGCATTGTGGAGGCCTTCCTGGCCGGGACCGTGACCAGCGTGTCCCTGCTGGTCAACGGCGCGGCCGCTGAGAGCGCGGCAGAGCTGGCCCGCAG GCACAGCATCCCCACGGGCCTCCACGCCAACCTGTCCGAGGGCCGCCCAGTGGGCCCGGCCCGCCACAGCACCTCGTCGCTGCTCAGCCCGGAAGGCTTCTTCCTTGGCAAGATGGGATTCCGAGAGGCGGTGGCGGCTGGAGACGTGGCTTTGCCTCAG GTGCGGGAGGAGCTAGAGGCCCAACTAAGCCGCTTCCGGGAGTTGCTGGGTAGGGCCCCCACGCACGTGGACGGGCATCAGCACGTGCACGTGCTCCCAG GTGGACAGATGCCTTCGTGGGCCTGA
- the CCDC116 gene encoding coiled-coil domain-containing protein 116: MASCRHHSGYLADDEAGHSTYVGRVQPPKKPLFSGMGPDSKLGREPHPPSIYGSSVLRSHHRNPRGAQPFGSFLDFLTEGQVLDSLQTVVEEATERMAVMKTEAGVPLVEVQNPVEVLRRDRRVRARPSLSTVRRHRARPSLCTGRSNNYPSCSSSMSDFHSSLTAGWLGSHSRDSDLVARGLSSLPPVRDKLLLEKNLKWLLQLENKGKGLNQSCSQRDSLLWDSLDSQTSSQWTREHPRSWFSGLLGSSSGTPEASELGPGEQELTFLKQGLNKEIKSLLNQPASFNLPAYCSLREPHRTLDFLAENHLFPSLQHVVSQAVDKLSGARRHNGCLLFPTKLEPNPGLPVNSDLLPGSKPATPTKKEPYDSLPTTASSPKLFHRKSKSRQDFPSSSSAQVATRFRPKSPNSKFTKKKPLPSISPKSSMSHLSNPGYEEFVSFLTEQAVSLLICKYEFEKDLNKHLGFISFPVTGVLVDLFLGFKKVKGSCIRLSSQIDWSCLLRKLEEAERAGQASQLSTSQRSMESPSTQPEQATNTHQDQATELGLSPYMGLPDIQLLSPQEPVTAEDQKPPSLSEPKLYMSSGTGMGSNPHKSKETVTIKDSKGSDEDEDSSEEENEDKSQSLPDPP, from the exons ATGGCCAGCTGCCGCCACCACTCAGGATACTTGGCCGACGACGAGGCCGGCCACAGCACTTACGTGGGGCGG GTGCAGCCACCCAAGAAGCCACTATTCTCGGGAATGGGACCAGACTCCAAGCTGGGCCGTGAGCCACACCCACCATCAATTTATGGCAGCTCAGTGCTCCGGAGCCACCACCGAAACCCCAGGGGCGCTCAGCCCTTTGGCAGCTTCCTGGATTTCTTGACTGAAGGTCAGGTGCTGGACAGCCTGCAGACGGTGGTAGAGGAAGCGACTGAACGCATGGCTGTCATGAAGACAGAGGCCGGGGTACCACTGGTGGAGGTGCAGAACCCAGTGGAGGTGCTGAGACGTGACCGGCGGGTGCGTGCTCGGCCCAGCCTCAGCACCGTGCGCCGGCACCGGGCTCGACCCAGCCTCTGCACTGGACGCTCCAACAACTACCCATCTTGCTCCAGTTCCATGTCTGACTTCCATAGTAGCCTCACAGCTGGCTGGCTGGGCTCCCACAGCAGAGACAGTGACCTGGTTGCTCGTGGCTTAAGCTCATTGCCACCCGTGAGGGACAAACTCCTGCTGGAGAAGAACCTCaagtggctgctgcagctggagAACAAAGGG AAAGGACTTAATCAGTCCTGCTCCCAGAGAGACTCCCTGCTGTGGGATTCACTGGACAGCCAGACCAGCAGCCAGTGGACCAGGGAGCATCCCCGGTCCTGGTTCTCAGGGCTGCTGGGCTCGAGCTCAGGTACACCTGAAGCATCAGAGCTGGGGCCTGGAGAACAGGAACTGACCTTCCTCAAGCAAGGGCTCAACAAGGAGATCAAGTCATTACTGAACCAGCCGGCATCCTTCAACCTGCCCGCCTACTGCTCACTCCGTGAGCCGCATCGCACCCTGGACTTCCTGGCTGAGAAccatctcttcccctccctgcagCACGTGGTCAGCCAGGCTGTGGACAAGCTCAGCGGTGCCCGCCGCCACAACGGCTGCCTACTCTTCCCTACCAAATTGGAGCCCAACCCAGGGCTGCCGGTTAACTCTGATCTGCTGCCAGGCTCCAAGCCAGCCACACCCACCAAAAAGGAACCATATGATTCCCTCCCCACCACAGCATCCAGCCCCAAGTTATTTCACAGAAAGAGCAAGTCCAGACAGGACTTCCCTTCCAGTTCTAGTGCCCAGGTGGCCACCAGGTTCAGGCCGAAA AGCCCCAACAGCAAATTCACGAAGAAGAAGCCGCTGCCCTCCATCTCACCCAAGTCCAGCATGTCCCACCTCTCCAACCCTGGGTACGAGGAGTTCGTCAGCTTCTTGACTGAGCAAGCAGTCTCCTTACTCATCTGCAAGTACGAGTTTGAAAAGGACCTCAATAAGCATCTCGGCTTCATCTCCTTCCCTGTCACCGGGGTTCTCGTGGATCTCTTCCTGGGCTTCAAGAAGGTGAAGGGCTCCTGCATCCGCCTGTCCTCGCAGATCGACTGGAGTTGCCTGCTGCGCAAACTGGAGGAGGCCGAGAGGGCCGGGCAGGCCTCCCAGCTCAGCACCTCCCAGCGCAGCATGGAGTCCCCCTCCACGCAGCCCGAGCAGGCCACCAACACCCACCAGGACCAGGCCACAGAACTCGGCCTCTCCCCCTACATGGGATTGCCAGACATCCAGCTGCTCAGCCCACAGGAGCCTGTGACAGCTGAGGACCAGAAGCCTCCGAGCCTGTCAGAGCCCAAGCTCTACATGTCCTCTGGCACTGGCATGGGCTCCAATCCCCACAAGTCCAAGGAAACAGTGACCATCAAGGACAGCAAGGGCAGTGACGAGGATGAGGACTCCTCTGAGGAAGAGAATGAGGACAAGTCCCAGAGCCTCCCCGACCCCCCGTGA